A region of Bombyx mori chromosome 13, ASM3026992v2 DNA encodes the following proteins:
- the LOC693083 gene encoding glycosyl-phosphatidyl-inositol-anchored protein yields the protein MPSAANAKSEKPASSEDKDTPIRQIMTIIEHKIRNLEKRKSKLTSYRDLQKAGKELNSDQKVAVAKYDEVAQTLEFARDLSKQVTAIAISSEREAKKQAKKEAWVRYAAETNKIKEVLLILDCLMQMGSADARTDFINGTNGAAKLTEDDLKILDDLYPEVTPKHELNEEGQSGFHLQITRAAEHLYSIIDGKPKEVLGTTYLRIKEIVSTVHECGYFDKTVDGAIAEVEESHVPVEEEVHEQGEHEPEVDMPVGPAFPPTGPLPVPPAPAVVPAPGYPLRPLPPITLQEVEHAYFAQQYPQQRPITEVIGSQNFFFLQESEIDSPVGTPQPPAIPNQVSPPGPIPTQTFTNQHYVQLPGGRVPEPGSMPMPPQPHFPPHPEHAGFAPAPVPMPPVPTHPHGPLPANLPPPLPPVTHAAPPPQPVHHTMQPALVATLVHASVTPVLQEDTSPVSPVTDKEDDCRKDGPSPELENGGDRKGDSQSRYRRFGRGGRGAPNGHRGRGAFPNRQGGDGYRGRQGGDYQNRSNREGFQNRQYDGYQNRHANRTGGDGYYGNGDVSEGAHHAENGRERYGEGNGFQGGYKGRGRGAPRGATRGASRPPRAQHYTRRSDNAE from the exons ATGCCTTCAGCTGCTAATGCAAAATCTGAAAAGCCGGCCTCTTCGGAGGATAAGGATACACCAATTCGACAAATTATGACGATTATTGAGCATAAAATTCGTAATTTGGAAAAACGCAAG AGTAAACTAACATCATATCGTGACCTGCAGAAAGCTGGAAAAGAGCTAAATTCTGATCAAAAAGTTGCAGTTGCTAAATATGATGAAGTTGCCCAAACCCTTGAATTTGCAAGAGATCTCTCAAAGCAAGTTACTGCTATAGCAATCTCTTCAGAGCGTGAGGCAAAAAAACAAGCTAAAAAG GAAGCCTGGGTTCGTTATGCAGCAGAGaccaacaaaataaaagaagttttacttaTTCTGGATTGCCTTATGCAAATGGGTAGTGCAGATGCAAGGACTGATTTCATAAATGGAACAAATGGTGCTGCTAAATTAACTGAGGATGATTTAAAAATTTTGGATGATTT atACCCTGAGGTGACCCCTAAGCATGAATTAAATGAAGAAGGACAATCTGGTTTTCACCTTCAAATAACAAGAGCTGCAGAACACCTCTACTCCATAATTGATGGAAAACCTAAAGAAGTGTTAGGCACCACATACCTACGAATTAAGGAGATTGTATCAACAGTTCATGAATGTGGATACTTTGATAAAACTGTAGATGGTGCAATCGCAGAAGTAGAAGAAAGTCATGTTCCAGTAGAAGAAGAGGTGCATGAACAAGGTGAACATGAACCAGAAGTAGATATGCCAGTTGGTCCTGCATTTCCACCTACTGGCCCTCTGCCTGTACCTCCTGCACCGGCAGTTGTTCCTGCACCTGGTTATCCTCTACGTCCATTGCCGCCGATAACGTTACAAGAAGTAGAACATGCCTACTTTGCACAACAGTATCCTCAACAAAGACCCATCACAGAAGTTATAGGCTCTcaaaactttttctttttacaaGAGTCTGAAATTGACAGTCCGGTAGGCACACCACAACCGCCCGCGATTCCTAATCAAGTATCGCCACCTGGACCTATCCCAACTCAGACTTTTACCAATCAACATTATGTACAATTACCCGGGGGTAGAGTCCCGGAACCTGGCAGCATGCCCATGCCGCCTCAGCCTCATTTTCCACCGCATCCAGAGCATGCAGGGTTTGCACCGGCACCCGTGCCCATGCCGCCCGTACCTACGCACCCGCACGGTCCTCTGCCCGCCAATCTACCGCCCCCGCTGCCGCCTGTCACGCACGCCGCCCCTCCACCTCAGCCCGTACATCACACAATGCAACCCGCTCTCGTCGCGACTCTGGTACACGCCTCTGTTACGCCCGTTCTGCAAGAAGATACTTCGCCGGTTTCGCCCGTGACCGATAAAGAAGACGATTGCAGAAAAGATGGACCGAGTCCAGAGTTAGAGAACGGTGGCGACCGTAAGGGAGACTCCCAGAGTCGATACAGACGTTTCGGTCGCGGCGGCCGAGGCGCACCGAACGGTCATCGCGGCCGAGGCGCTTTCCCTAATCGTCAAGGCGGTGACGGCTATCGGGGCCGACAAGGTGGTGATTACCAAAACAGATCGAACAGGGAAGGATTTCAAAACAGACAATATGACGGCTACCAAAATAGGCATGCGAACCGTACCGGTGGCGACGGATATTATGGCAACGGTGACGTGTCAGAAGGTGCACATCACGCCGAGAACGGTCGTGAGCGGTATGGAGAAGGCAACGGCTTCCAGGGAGGATACAAGGGACGCGGTAGAGGAGCTCCTCGAGGAGCAACACGCGGTGCGTCTCGGCCTCCCCGCGCTCAACACTACACAAGGAGATCCGATAATGCTGAATAG
- the LOC101744850 gene encoding mucin-2 isoform X1, translated as MDPVGPWSAYASYNRLAGVQAGAASGDFHHHLASGGSGLGSQSVPSTTSQLLLQAAHTTASLAGQLGSSTASPFNPGGFLSPPSVGYDAMFSPLFHHANPKPAHYSSSLQAQHRQVIAQAQAAVASKQSSVESELSSLRENYSHQTLAAQGASFFDQSSTPGSTTGLSWQGNNQLPSPFGILPHESVVPSSPSPATTKASSTYENFNAHFAAAQTINNHLNSQISSTGKQANRSGSPATATKQPATSTPSSTFFQSPTTFGNQTDNSYSTSSAKSGQLSSQQDYAGSKSYSSSASSTVHSQQSCIVSTPPISSSPTPPSKDYRPTSSTTPRPSTTIYNSQPPKTSEKTSRHISSTGSSSFVSPTSKPPQVQTKAQSKIYPEINNDQRKSCESSEKSQPQSSPISYSIMDAPGRLNYNGSTGSSSKSSRISNSQYSSTQSSSFRHYQSGNNVESDYHVRAKSSSSTDTGYSSSSSQNGPDCGVVVARRQSPSHAPPQSSPIGHGSSPAYPMYHSPMNSINSPQPHNDHYNKLAPRSPLDASVARPPSQNSQVAYPSVITRALGIEQNKTYTENRYDRNSSSGQGCWENERQTSRKYSSSSNSYNNTDSNNTPSEETSNQSQNQPSSRNLNDKHYFDSNNVALQDLSSCRGDPMSIVKNLQNLQQSCQLQDVKATKTQTPTTITTSKSSVQRRKSADKVIHPNVNELSNAVMADYLANRIPPPAHSSTTNQQQNGSYFDFERWNLPPPPPKMFPGASAFGSHATNFANQHQALAMPHGHALTYFPPFHLGPHPEFQSSVELTPLSSFSETPPSASSSSFSTPETREEEQPKVVVPNIEEELGFLAEQRANTTSSVAPSSQQQTINSTSQDATSKIMEKKFSVPVTGPGSGFMASYLKFLQGERDTSPPPAGRGARKSTWSRTNTNSNTSNKPYGQNDLTKSPCDSSVTQHSANGAMPSSNVINTGMSLGNQVMSSSASMSTTGLLGANQVHSGSSNLLNSQGKGVELDDPRYYNLNKDRKRKYDGTEESAYDAEEEARRLNKPVLNVPSTPLNDKAKKGRTTPLNKPTPSAVVAPQPAAPKKPRPPAPPPVAALHPAPQQQYYYQHQPDEVSSHGSNLAYGIYGATDSDSANRKLQQMNKSHQQVTSTTGQMDGTRPLEEMPYQSGEFVALKTDLNDMWPAIWRVDGKTLLQKYEPFEENGKVLYRNISTYTVWNPENKKLYTQVPVKVRSQTHLETTVELIRSEMPFDDCNFIEKRMLETQMYQENFEVYIQTLISHALDPNFLTEIFQEQDEYFLSNVKTVDEVTESMRARVSGAASGRALDAALATWPNLSVTAGAGSCRACARPAVATLLLFGQPYNPATLDPVQPDARLAYEKEFLVCATCCGRVQLYSRISHQKYLMYVECSKRVAEKRMQNPSKDTTVILNELLADEAWLSQLFRDVRHSWAEAESWERKMRHAMSRQMI; from the exons ATGGATCCAGTGGGACCATGGTCAGCATATGCGTCATACAACCGATTAGCAGGGGTCCAAGCTGGTGCTGCAAGTGGGGACTTTCATCACCACCTTGCAAGCGGTGGATCAGGATTAGGCAGCCAGTCAGTCCCATCAACAACGAGTCAATTACTACTCCAGGCAGCACACACAACAGCTTCATTAGCAGGCCAACTTGGTTCATCAACTGCATCACCTTTCAATCCTGGAGGATTTTTATCTCCACCATCTGTAGGATATGATGCAATGTTTTCACCTCTTTTTCATCATGCCAATCCAAAACCGGCCCATTACAGTTCTTCATTACAAGCACAACATCGGCAAGTTATAGCCCAAGCTCAAGCCGCTGTTGCCTCTAAACAATCTTCAGTTGAATCTGAACTTTCTTCGTTGAGAGAGAATTACTCACATCAGACACTTGCTGCACAGGGTGCATCGTTTTTTGACCAATCCTCAACCCCAGGAAGCACTACGGGATTGAGTTGGCAAGGAAACAATCAACTTCCAAGTCCGTTTGGAATATTACCACATGAAAGTGTAGTGCCTTCATCACCTAGCCCTGCAACAACAAAGGCATCTTCAACTTATGAGAATTTTAATGCACACTTTGCTGCAGCACAAACAATCAATAATCATCTCAATTCACAAATTTCTAGTACTGGTAAACAAGCAAATAGGTCAGGATCACCAGCAACTGCAACAAAACAGCCAGCAACATCAACACCATCATCAACGTTTTTCCAATCTCCGACTACATTTGGAAATCAGACTGATAATTCATATAGTACAAGCAGTGCTAAAAGTGGTCAACTATCATCACAGCAGGATTATGCTGGAAGTAAGTCCTATTCAAGTTCTGCAAGTTCAACTGTCCATTCTCAACAATCGTGTATAGTGTCAACTCCACCTATAAGTTCTTCTCCTACACCACCTAGTAAAGACTATAGACCCACATCTAGCACCACTCCCAGGCCTTCAACCACTATTTACAACTCCCAGCCTCCTAAGACAAGCGAAAAAACATCTAGACATATTTCAAGTACTGGAAGCAGTAGTTTTGTTTCTCCAACTTCAAAGCCACCACAAGTTCAAACTAAAGCACAAAGCAAAATATATCCAGAAATAAATAATGATCAAAGAAAAAGTTGTGAATCTAGTGAAAAAAGTCAACCCCAGTCATCACCAATTAGTTATTCGATAATGGATGCACCAGGTAGATTAAATTATAATGGCAGCACTGGCAGTTCATCAAAATCTAGTAGAATAAGTAATTCTCAATATTCATCTACACAAAGTTCAAGCTTTAGACATTATCAGAGTGGAAATAATGTTGAATCAGATTATCATGTTAGAGCTAAAAGTAGTTCTAGTACTGATACTGGGTATTCTAGTAGTAGTTCTCAGAATGGTCCAGATTGTGGTGTGGTAGTTGCCAGAAGGCAAAGCCCATCACATGCACCACCACAATCGTCTCCAATAGGTCATGGATCTAGTCCTGCTTATCCCATGTACCATAGTCCTATGAACTCTATCAACTCACCACAACCACATAATGATCACTATAATAAACTTGCTCCCCGATCTCCATTGGATGCGTCGGTTGCGCGCCCTCCTTCACAGAATAGTCAAGTTGCATATCCTTCAGTCATTACAAGAGCTTTAGGtatagaacaaaataaaacatacacaGAAAATCGTTATGACAGAAATTCAAGTTCTGGTCAGGGTTGTTGGGAAAATGAACGTCAAACTTCTAGAAAGTATTCAAGCAGTAGTAATAGTTATAACAATACAGATAGCAATAATACTCCCAGTGAAGAAACAAGTAACCAATCCCAAAATCAACCTTCAAGTAGGAATCTAAAtgataaacattattttgataGCAATAATGTGGCTTTACAAGACTTGTCTAGTTGTAGAGGAGATCCAATGAGTATAGTAAAAAATTTGCAAAACTTACAACAAAGTTGTCAGTTGCAAGATGTCAAAGCTACAAAAACTCAAACTCCTACAACAATTACGACATCAAAATCATCTGTGCAACGAAGAAAAAGTGCTGATAAAGTAATACATCCAAATGTTAATGAATTATCTAATGCTGTGATGGCAGATTATTTAGCTAATCGAATTCCCCCTCCAGCACACAGCTCTACTACAAATCAACAGCAAAATGGTAGTTATTTCGATTTCGAAAGATGGAATctccctcctcctcctcctaaAATGTTTCCTGGAGCTTCAGCATTTGGATCCCATGCTACTAATTTCGCAAATCAACATCAAGCATTAGCAATGCCCCATGGACATGCTCTGACATATTTCCCACCTTTTCATCTAGGTCCTCACCCTGAATTCCAGTCCTCAGTGGAGTTAACACCATTATCGTCTTTTAGCGAAACTCCACCTTCGGCTTCCTCGTCATCTTTTTCGACGCCAGAAACACGTGAAGAGGAACAGCCTAAGGTGGTAGTGCCTAATATAGAGGAAGAACTTGGTTTCCTTGCAGAACAACGAGCAAATACTACATCGTCGGTAGCACCCTCTTCACAGCAGCAGACCATAAACAGCACTTCACAAGACGCTACTTCGAaaataatggaaaaaaaattcagCGTTCCGGTCACGGGTCCTGGCTCAGGCTTCATGGcttcttatttaaaatttttgcaaGGAGAACGCGATACTTCTCCCCCTCCGGCAGGAAGAGGCGCCAGGAAATCTACGTGGTCAAGAACAAATACAAATAGCAACACTAGTAATAAACCATATGGTCAGAATGACCTTACTAAAAGTCCATGTGATTCCAGTGTCACACAACACAGTGCTAATGGTGCAATGCCGTcttcaaatgtaataaatacagGCATGTCATTAGGCAATCAAGTAATGAGCTCTTCTGCTAGTATGAGCACAACCGGTTTGTTAGGTGCTAACCAGGTACATAGTGGGTCATCAAATCTTCTGAACTCACAAGGAAAGGGAGTTGAGTTAGATGATCCTcgttattacaatttaaataaagatcGGAAACGTAAATACGATGGAACTGAAGAATCCGCTTATGATGCGGAAGAGGAAGCCCGCAGGTTAAATAAGCCGGTGCTAAATGTACCTAGTACGCCTTTAAATGACAAAGCAAAGAAGGGTCGAACTACGCCGTTAAATAAGCCGACTCCTTCAGCCGTAGTGGCGCCTCAGCCGGCCGCGCCCAAGAAGCCACGACCGCCTGCGCCGCCGCCCGTGGCCGCGCTGCATCCTGCGCCACAACAACAATACTATTATCAGCATCAACCTGACGAAG TGTCTAGCCACGGAAGTAATTTGGCCTATGGAATTTATGGTGCAACCGACAGTGACAGTGCAAATAGAAAATTACAACAAATGAATAAGTCTCATCAACAAGTGACGTCCACAACGGGTCAGATGGACGGCACGAGGCCATTGGAGGAAATGCCGTATCAG TCTGGTGAATTCGTCGcgttaaaaactgatttaaatgaTATGTGGCCGGCGATTTGGAGGGTCGACGGTAAAACCCTGTTACAAAAATATGAACCATTTGAAGAAAACGGAAAAGTTTTATATCGCAATATATCAACG tacacAGTGTGGAACCCAGAAAACAAGAAATTGTATACCCAAGTACCAGTAAAAGTAAGATCACAGACACATCTAGAAACAACTGTAGAATTAATAAGAAGTGAAATGCCATTCGACGATTGCAATTTCATAGAGAAAAGAATGTTGGAAACGCAAATGTATCAAGAGAACTTCGAAGTTTACATCCAAACTTTAATTTCTCATGCCCTGGATCCGAATTTTTTAACAGAGATATTCCAAGAACAAG ATGAGTACTTCCTGTCGAACGTGAAGACAGTGGACGAGGTGACGGAGAGCATGCGCGCGCGGGTGTCGGGCGCGGCGAGCGGGCGGGCGCTGGACGCGGCGCTGGCCACGTGGCCCAACCTCAGCGTCACGGCCGGCGCCGGCTCGTGCCGCGCGTGCGCTCGCCCCGCCGTCGCCACGCTGCTGCTCTTCGGACAGCCCTACAACCCCGCTACGCTAGACCCCGTCCAGCCCGACGCCAGACTCGCTTACGAGAAG GAATTCCTTGTATGTGCCACGTGCTGCGGCAGAGTACAGCTGTATTCGAGGATATCCCATCAAAAGTATTTAATGTATGTAGAATGTAGTAAACGAGTGGCTGAAAAACGAATGCAAAACCCCAGTAAGGACACGACGGTTATATTAAACGAACTCTTGGCGGATGAAGCTTGGCTCTCACAG ttATTCCGGGACGTAAGGCATTCGTGGGCTGAGGCGGAATCCTGGGAACGTAAAATGAGACACGCGATGTCCCGACAAATGATATAA
- the LOC101744850 gene encoding uncharacterized protein LOC101744850 isoform X2 has translation MDPVGPWSAYASYNRLAGVQAGAASGDFHHHLASGGSGLGSQSVPSTTSQLLLQAAHTTASLAGQLGSSTASPFNPGGFLSPPSVGYDAMFSPLFHHANPKPAHYSSSLQAQHRQVIAQAQAAVASKQSSVESELSSLRENYSHQTLAAQGASFFDQSSTPGSTTGLSWQGNNQLPSPFGILPHESVVPSSPSPATTKASSTYENFNAHFAAAQTINNHLNSQISSTGKQANRSGSPATATKQPATSTPSSTFFQSPTTFGNQTDNSYSTSSAKSGQLSSQQDYAGKQRANTTSSVAPSSQQQTINSTSQDATSKIMEKKFSVPVTGPGSGFMASYLKFLQGERDTSPPPAGRGARKSTWSRTNTNSNTSNKPYGQNDLTKSPCDSSVTQHSANGAMPSSNVINTGMSLGNQVMSSSASMSTTGLLGANQVHSGSSNLLNSQGKGVELDDPRYYNLNKDRKRKYDGTEESAYDAEEEARRLNKPVLNVPSTPLNDKAKKGRTTPLNKPTPSAVVAPQPAAPKKPRPPAPPPVAALHPAPQQQYYYQHQPDEVSSHGSNLAYGIYGATDSDSANRKLQQMNKSHQQVTSTTGQMDGTRPLEEMPYQSGEFVALKTDLNDMWPAIWRVDGKTLLQKYEPFEENGKVLYRNISTYTVWNPENKKLYTQVPVKVRSQTHLETTVELIRSEMPFDDCNFIEKRMLETQMYQENFEVYIQTLISHALDPNFLTEIFQEQDEYFLSNVKTVDEVTESMRARVSGAASGRALDAALATWPNLSVTAGAGSCRACARPAVATLLLFGQPYNPATLDPVQPDARLAYEKEFLVCATCCGRVQLYSRISHQKYLMYVECSKRVAEKRMQNPSKDTTVILNELLADEAWLSQLFRDVRHSWAEAESWERKMRHAMSRQMI, from the exons ATGGATCCAGTGGGACCATGGTCAGCATATGCGTCATACAACCGATTAGCAGGGGTCCAAGCTGGTGCTGCAAGTGGGGACTTTCATCACCACCTTGCAAGCGGTGGATCAGGATTAGGCAGCCAGTCAGTCCCATCAACAACGAGTCAATTACTACTCCAGGCAGCACACACAACAGCTTCATTAGCAGGCCAACTTGGTTCATCAACTGCATCACCTTTCAATCCTGGAGGATTTTTATCTCCACCATCTGTAGGATATGATGCAATGTTTTCACCTCTTTTTCATCATGCCAATCCAAAACCGGCCCATTACAGTTCTTCATTACAAGCACAACATCGGCAAGTTATAGCCCAAGCTCAAGCCGCTGTTGCCTCTAAACAATCTTCAGTTGAATCTGAACTTTCTTCGTTGAGAGAGAATTACTCACATCAGACACTTGCTGCACAGGGTGCATCGTTTTTTGACCAATCCTCAACCCCAGGAAGCACTACGGGATTGAGTTGGCAAGGAAACAATCAACTTCCAAGTCCGTTTGGAATATTACCACATGAAAGTGTAGTGCCTTCATCACCTAGCCCTGCAACAACAAAGGCATCTTCAACTTATGAGAATTTTAATGCACACTTTGCTGCAGCACAAACAATCAATAATCATCTCAATTCACAAATTTCTAGTACTGGTAAACAAGCAAATAGGTCAGGATCACCAGCAACTGCAACAAAACAGCCAGCAACATCAACACCATCATCAACGTTTTTCCAATCTCCGACTACATTTGGAAATCAGACTGATAATTCATATAGTACAAGCAGTGCTAAAAGTGGTCAACTATCATCACAGCAGGATTATGCTGGAA AACAACGAGCAAATACTACATCGTCGGTAGCACCCTCTTCACAGCAGCAGACCATAAACAGCACTTCACAAGACGCTACTTCGAaaataatggaaaaaaaattcagCGTTCCGGTCACGGGTCCTGGCTCAGGCTTCATGGcttcttatttaaaatttttgcaaGGAGAACGCGATACTTCTCCCCCTCCGGCAGGAAGAGGCGCCAGGAAATCTACGTGGTCAAGAACAAATACAAATAGCAACACTAGTAATAAACCATATGGTCAGAATGACCTTACTAAAAGTCCATGTGATTCCAGTGTCACACAACACAGTGCTAATGGTGCAATGCCGTcttcaaatgtaataaatacagGCATGTCATTAGGCAATCAAGTAATGAGCTCTTCTGCTAGTATGAGCACAACCGGTTTGTTAGGTGCTAACCAGGTACATAGTGGGTCATCAAATCTTCTGAACTCACAAGGAAAGGGAGTTGAGTTAGATGATCCTcgttattacaatttaaataaagatcGGAAACGTAAATACGATGGAACTGAAGAATCCGCTTATGATGCGGAAGAGGAAGCCCGCAGGTTAAATAAGCCGGTGCTAAATGTACCTAGTACGCCTTTAAATGACAAAGCAAAGAAGGGTCGAACTACGCCGTTAAATAAGCCGACTCCTTCAGCCGTAGTGGCGCCTCAGCCGGCCGCGCCCAAGAAGCCACGACCGCCTGCGCCGCCGCCCGTGGCCGCGCTGCATCCTGCGCCACAACAACAATACTATTATCAGCATCAACCTGACGAAG TGTCTAGCCACGGAAGTAATTTGGCCTATGGAATTTATGGTGCAACCGACAGTGACAGTGCAAATAGAAAATTACAACAAATGAATAAGTCTCATCAACAAGTGACGTCCACAACGGGTCAGATGGACGGCACGAGGCCATTGGAGGAAATGCCGTATCAG TCTGGTGAATTCGTCGcgttaaaaactgatttaaatgaTATGTGGCCGGCGATTTGGAGGGTCGACGGTAAAACCCTGTTACAAAAATATGAACCATTTGAAGAAAACGGAAAAGTTTTATATCGCAATATATCAACG tacacAGTGTGGAACCCAGAAAACAAGAAATTGTATACCCAAGTACCAGTAAAAGTAAGATCACAGACACATCTAGAAACAACTGTAGAATTAATAAGAAGTGAAATGCCATTCGACGATTGCAATTTCATAGAGAAAAGAATGTTGGAAACGCAAATGTATCAAGAGAACTTCGAAGTTTACATCCAAACTTTAATTTCTCATGCCCTGGATCCGAATTTTTTAACAGAGATATTCCAAGAACAAG ATGAGTACTTCCTGTCGAACGTGAAGACAGTGGACGAGGTGACGGAGAGCATGCGCGCGCGGGTGTCGGGCGCGGCGAGCGGGCGGGCGCTGGACGCGGCGCTGGCCACGTGGCCCAACCTCAGCGTCACGGCCGGCGCCGGCTCGTGCCGCGCGTGCGCTCGCCCCGCCGTCGCCACGCTGCTGCTCTTCGGACAGCCCTACAACCCCGCTACGCTAGACCCCGTCCAGCCCGACGCCAGACTCGCTTACGAGAAG GAATTCCTTGTATGTGCCACGTGCTGCGGCAGAGTACAGCTGTATTCGAGGATATCCCATCAAAAGTATTTAATGTATGTAGAATGTAGTAAACGAGTGGCTGAAAAACGAATGCAAAACCCCAGTAAGGACACGACGGTTATATTAAACGAACTCTTGGCGGATGAAGCTTGGCTCTCACAG ttATTCCGGGACGTAAGGCATTCGTGGGCTGAGGCGGAATCCTGGGAACGTAAAATGAGACACGCGATGTCCCGACAAATGATATAA